A single region of the Triticum dicoccoides isolate Atlit2015 ecotype Zavitan chromosome 2B, WEW_v2.0, whole genome shotgun sequence genome encodes:
- the LOC119362843 gene encoding transcription factor MYB3-like: MSKRPGGTKKRLKRGLWSPEEDEKLMNHIAKYGNGCWSSIPKIAGLERCGKSCRLRWINYLRPDLKRGAFSQEEEDLIIHLHSILGNKWSQIAAQLPGRTDNEVKNFWNSFIKKKLRQRGIDPATHKPLAPASAPPAATPVSRSAVFSEAELILSSPVGGQHMPPLVSAESYVYSRGSMDGAGGVVGGCSDDGSLSSLSGYNNNNQTADALHGGVIPSVSSSSTLNSMAGVSPGGAANTNATTDELCCNNNPSNSGSGFESSTTQSSSNHHLPWLELGSISSCTEDASGAGAGADHYGAALDELKWSDYVFDGGYQQYHQQGQCIYGDSKVAADAAAAQFDAHGLGINWCLN, translated from the exons ATGTCGAAGCGGCCGGGCGGGACGAAGAAGAGGCTGAAGCGCGGCctctggtcgccggaggaggacgaGAAGCTCATGAACCACATTGCCAAGTACGGCAACGGCTGCTGGAGCTCCATCCCCAAGATTGCAG GCCTTGAGAGGTGCGGGAAGAGCTGCAGGCTGAGGTGGATAAACTACCTGAGGCCGGACCTCAAGAGGGGCGCCTTCTCGCAGGAGGAGGAGGACCTCATCATCCACCTCCACTCCATCCTCGGCAACAAGTGGTCTCAGATCGCCGCGCAGCTGCCGGGGCGCACCGACAACGAAGTCAAGAACTTCTGGAACTCCTTCATCAAGAAGAAGCTCCGCCAGCGCGGCATCGACCCGGCCACCCACAAGCCGCTCGCCCCCGCCAGCGCTCCCCCCGCCGCCACGCCTGTCAGCCGCAGCGCCGTGTTCAGCGAGGCCGAGCTGATACTGTCGTCGCCCGTGGGGGGACAGCACATGCCGCCGCTGGTGTCGGCGGAGAGCTACGTGTACAGCCGGGGCAGCATGGACGGCGCCGGCGGCGTGGTGGGCGGGTGCAGTGACGACGGGTCCCTGTCGTCGCTTTCGgggtacaacaacaacaaccagaCGGCGGACGCGCTGCACGGCGGGGTTATCCCGTCGGTGTCGAGCTCCAGCACGCTGAACTCGATGGCCGGGGTGAGCCCCGGCGGCGCGGCCAACACCAACGCCACCACGGACGAGCTGTGCTGCAACAACAACCCGAGCAACAGCGGCAGCGGGTTCGAGTCGTCCACGACGCAGAGCAGCAGCAACCACCACCTGCCGTGGCTGGAGCTGGGGTCGATCAGCAGCTGCACCGAGGACgccagcggcgccggcgccggcgccgaccaCTACGGCGCGGCGCTGGATGAGCTCAAGTGGTCCGACTACGTGTTCGACGGCGGCTACCAGCAGTACCACCAGCAGGGCCAGTGCATCTACGGCGACAGCAAGGTCGCCGCCGACGCAGCGGCGGCGCAGTTCGACGCGCACGGGCTGGGCATCAACTGGTGCTTGAATTGA